The following proteins are encoded in a genomic region of Candidatus Acidiferrales bacterium:
- the glmS gene encoding glutamine--fructose-6-phosphate transaminase (isomerizing): MCGIVGYIGDKNAKRILIEGLKRLEYRGYDSAGIALLVDNHVEVSKTPGKVSKLEDLISRSRDSKIGIGHTRWATHGEPNSINAHPHTDCNNKIALIHNGIIENFAALKTKLISLGHKFKSQTDTEVLVHLIEEFYKRHKNLEIAVRLALREVDGTFGIVVMSADEPGVLVAARRGSPLVIGRGDSENLVASDASALISHTRQVVYLQDNDIAVMTCDNVVLKNLDNEQVQRDTEEITFDIEQIEKGGFSHFMLKEIHEQPETVLNAMRGRLIPEDGISKMGGISGVIDSILGAKRFIITACGTSWHAALVGKYVIEQCARIPVEVDYASEFRYRSPVLLDGDIVWAISQSGETIDTLAAIRESKQAGIPSYGIVNVVGSTIARESDGGIYIHAGPEIGVASTKAFTSQLVVLNLLNLFVARRNGMLSESRGREIVKEMQALPAKIESILKMDSEIESIAEQLKESRNFLYLGRGVNFPVALEGALKLKEISYIHAEGYPAAEMKHGPIALIDENMPVVFIALKDSTYDKVLSNIQEVRARKGRVLAIANKADDRLKSLADHIIEIPETLEMLSPILSVIPLQLLAYHIAVKRGCNVDQPRNLAKSVTVE; this comes from the coding sequence ATGTGCGGAATAGTAGGCTATATCGGAGACAAGAATGCCAAGCGAATCCTGATCGAAGGACTGAAGCGTCTTGAATATCGTGGTTACGATTCTGCCGGCATCGCGCTGCTTGTGGATAATCATGTCGAGGTCTCCAAGACGCCCGGAAAAGTTTCGAAACTGGAGGATTTGATTTCGAGATCCAGAGATTCGAAAATCGGGATCGGTCATACCCGGTGGGCGACTCATGGCGAGCCGAATTCGATTAACGCTCACCCGCACACGGACTGCAACAATAAGATAGCTCTGATACATAACGGCATCATCGAAAACTTCGCTGCGCTGAAAACCAAACTGATCTCGCTGGGACACAAGTTTAAAAGCCAAACAGACACCGAAGTGCTCGTTCATCTCATCGAGGAATTTTACAAACGGCATAAGAATTTAGAAATCGCCGTAAGGCTCGCCCTCAGGGAGGTCGACGGCACATTCGGGATTGTCGTGATGTCCGCGGATGAACCCGGCGTTCTCGTTGCGGCGAGACGCGGGAGTCCGCTGGTCATCGGCCGCGGCGATTCGGAGAATTTGGTCGCATCGGATGCTTCCGCATTGATCAGCCACACGAGGCAGGTCGTCTATCTCCAGGATAACGACATTGCGGTCATGACGTGCGATAACGTGGTGTTGAAAAATCTCGACAACGAGCAGGTCCAGAGAGACACCGAAGAGATCACATTTGATATCGAGCAGATTGAGAAGGGCGGGTTTTCTCATTTCATGCTGAAGGAGATACATGAGCAGCCCGAGACGGTTTTGAATGCAATGCGCGGGCGGCTTATTCCCGAAGATGGAATTTCGAAGATGGGCGGAATCAGCGGAGTGATTGATTCGATCCTCGGTGCAAAGAGGTTTATCATCACCGCCTGCGGAACGTCATGGCACGCTGCACTTGTCGGGAAATACGTAATCGAGCAATGCGCCAGGATTCCGGTCGAAGTCGACTACGCATCGGAGTTTCGCTATCGCAGTCCCGTACTTCTTGACGGCGACATTGTCTGGGCAATCAGCCAGAGCGGTGAAACCATTGATACTCTTGCCGCCATCCGGGAATCGAAGCAGGCTGGAATTCCTTCCTACGGAATTGTGAATGTCGTAGGCAGCACGATTGCGCGCGAGTCAGACGGAGGAATTTATATTCACGCCGGCCCTGAAATTGGCGTAGCCTCGACGAAAGCATTCACCTCACAGCTCGTCGTCTTGAATCTTCTGAATCTTTTCGTCGCGCGGAGGAACGGGATGTTAAGCGAGTCGCGCGGAAGAGAAATAGTGAAGGAAATGCAGGCGCTACCCGCAAAAATCGAATCTATTCTTAAAATGGACAGCGAAATCGAAAGTATCGCCGAACAGCTAAAAGAATCCCGCAACTTTTTGTATCTTGGGCGCGGCGTGAATTTCCCTGTGGCGCTCGAAGGTGCGTTGAAGCTGAAAGAAATCTCTTATATCCACGCCGAAGGATACCCTGCTGCGGAAATGAAACACGGCCCGATTGCGCTCATCGATGAGAACATGCCGGTGGTGTTTATCGCTTTGAAAGATTCTACGTATGACAAAGTGCTCAGCAACATTCAGGAGGTCCGTGCGCGAAAGGGGAGAGTCCTTGCCATCGCGAACAAGGCAGACGACAGGTTGAAGAGTCTCGCCGACCACATTATCGAAATTCCGGAAACGCTCGAGATGCTGAGTCCTATACTTTCGGTTATCCCGCTCCAGCTTCTGGCGTACCACATTGCAGTCAAGCGCGGGTGCAACGTGGATCAGCCGAGAAATCTCGCGAAGAGCGTGACGGTGGAATAA
- a CDS encoding DUF6483 family protein, whose amino-acid sequence MIERDYILRMFKLLGQALSRILFFKEIKRYDEALAEVDNAVKSILGLNIDMIERMPIAGLKDILGSDPALLHSKLCAAGALLKEKGEISEIQGKVDESMRLYMKSLSLFMEELPVFEDLEEEKGIRAIDFVIDKLKEYELSPEMKKRLAAYFEKMGRYDKLEDILFEITEEDRSFLQNGISFYERLLLKSDRELEEGHLPRNEVQDGITELQKKLIANT is encoded by the coding sequence GTGATCGAGCGTGACTACATATTACGAATGTTCAAGCTGCTTGGCCAGGCTCTGTCGCGGATTTTATTCTTCAAGGAAATAAAAAGGTACGATGAAGCGCTCGCCGAAGTAGACAATGCAGTGAAATCAATTCTCGGTTTGAACATCGACATGATCGAACGGATGCCAATCGCCGGACTCAAGGATATTCTCGGATCCGACCCCGCACTTCTCCATTCGAAGCTCTGTGCCGCCGGCGCCCTGTTAAAAGAAAAGGGAGAGATCTCGGAGATTCAAGGGAAAGTAGACGAGAGCATGAGACTGTACATGAAATCGCTGTCCCTTTTCATGGAAGAGCTGCCGGTGTTTGAAGATCTTGAGGAAGAAAAAGGGATTCGGGCAATTGACTTTGTCATAGATAAGTTGAAAGAATATGAACTTTCACCTGAGATGAAGAAACGACTCGCAGCATACTTCGAAAAGATGGGAAGGTACGACAAGCTGGAGGATATCTTATTCGAGATTACCGAAGAGGACAGAAGCTTTCTCCAGAACGGCATATCGTTCTACGAGAGACTTCTTTTGAAATCCGACAGGGAGCTTGAGGAAGGTCACCTGCCGAGGAACGAAGTCCAGGATGGTATTACGGAGCTGCAGAAGAAACTGATCGCAAATACTTGA
- a CDS encoding DUF1761 domain-containing protein, with translation MEVHVNYLAVILAAIASYVIAIIWYAVIFGKAWQKLTGVTDMKPAPMNIVLSLIGSLLMSYVLYHSIAFGDYYVRMSGIGGGLMGGFFSWIGFIAPVTLMTKLYEKKPWGLWLLDNGFWLVSLLVMGIILSIWM, from the coding sequence ATGGAAGTACATGTGAATTATTTGGCCGTGATTCTCGCGGCAATCGCAAGTTATGTCATCGCCATCATCTGGTATGCCGTCATATTCGGAAAAGCATGGCAGAAGCTCACCGGAGTAACCGATATGAAGCCGGCGCCGATGAACATAGTCCTTTCTCTCATCGGTTCGCTCTTGATGAGCTATGTTCTCTACCACTCGATCGCATTCGGAGATTATTACGTTCGAATGTCCGGAATCGGCGGCGGGTTGATGGGAGGATTTTTCAGCTGGATCGGTTTCATTGCTCCCGTCACCTTGATGACCAAACTCTACGAGAAGAAACCGTGGGGGCTCTGGCTCCTCGATAACGGGTTCTGGCTGGTGTCACTGCTGGTTATGGGAATAATCCTTTCGATCTGGATGTAA